Genomic segment of Deltaproteobacteria bacterium:
AAGAGCTTTCGGTATGGAGACCACATGGATCAGGAGAAGATTGATTCTTGAACAAAGGCTCTGTTCCATGAAGCCCTTGCAGAAGTAAGAACCTGCAGGAAGGAGGTCACTCAAATGAAGATGAAGAATCTCGGCAAGGTTGGCATGGCTTTTTTCTTCTCGATTGTTTTCACCATGGGTGTGCTGTCCGGCGCCCTGGCCGAAGGCAAATACAAGGATTACCCGGTACCAAAGGCCTGCATGGATCAGGTCCGCAAGGAGGGGAGCAGGCTTTTCATCTACGACTGGGCCGAGTGGTGGCCCGAGGATCTGTTTGCCAATTTCACAAAGGAATTTGGCGTAAAGATCACGAGGGATCATTTTGCGGACTCAGAGGAGATGGTGACAAAGATCAAGCTCAATCCCAAGGCCCCCTACGACCTTGTCACAGGCATAGGGCCTGAACATGTGATGCGGCTGAAGGGGTTGGGCCTGGTCCGGCAGCTCAACCATGACTGGCTTCCCAATGTGGATGCCTATCTGGAAGACCAATACAAGAAGCTACCCTATGATCCGGGCAACCATTTTCAGATCGGCGATTCTGTCTACTTTACGACCTACACGTACAACTCGAAATACGTGGACCCCAACGACCCCTTGATCCCCTCGTGGAAGCTGCTTTTCGAGGGCAAGAAGTACGCAGGCAAGATTACCATGATCGACAACATGTTCGAGACTGTCGGCACGGCCTTGAAGTATCTCGGATACTCGTACAACTCTGTGAACGAGAAAGAGCTGGAAGAGGCAAGAAAGGTTCTGCTCAAGCAGAAACCAATGGTGATGGCTTACGATTCCTGGCCGAGGCGACTCCTGGTGGAAGAGGAGGCCTGGATCTCGCACCTGTGGGTCGGAGACAGTTGGCTCCTCCATCAGGATATGCCCACTATACTGGGGGCCCTGCCGACAGAGGGGACTTTTATGGCCCTGAACACGGACTTTCTTCCCATAGGCGGTAAACATCCGGCGGCGGCACACCTGTTTCTCAATTATCTTTTCCGGACGGATGTGAACGCAAAGCTGATCCAATGGATCGGCTATCCTCCTGTCCACAAACACGTCATGGAGCTGATG
This window contains:
- a CDS encoding spermidine/putrescine ABC transporter substrate-binding protein — protein: MKMKNLGKVGMAFFFSIVFTMGVLSGALAEGKYKDYPVPKACMDQVRKEGSRLFIYDWAEWWPEDLFANFTKEFGVKITRDHFADSEEMVTKIKLNPKAPYDLVTGIGPEHVMRLKGLGLVRQLNHDWLPNVDAYLEDQYKKLPYDPGNHFQIGDSVYFTTYTYNSKYVDPNDPLIPSWKLLFEGKKYAGKITMIDNMFETVGTALKYLGYSYNSVNEKELEEARKVLLKQKPMVMAYDSWPRRLLVEEEAWISHLWVGDSWLLHQDMPTILGALPTEGTFMALNTDFLPIGGKHPAAAHLFLNYLFRTDVNAKLIQWIGYPPVHKHVMELMSDEMKKWPGFIIKPEYAKKCDIFDIKAVTGRGRELRAKIWEELKK